In bacterium, the following proteins share a genomic window:
- a CDS encoding sigma-54 dependent transcriptional regulator translates to METKTRVLIVDDDSAFCESTCDGLSLEGYDVRYATTGREGLEYFKTWNPSIVLLDQKLPDILGSEIDRQIRETDPGVKVIFATAYGSLSEAVEAVKNGAYHYFTKPIELDEFYFTVAKAARLAELERLNRITEFQLERARQTDEFVGDSAAIQETKRLIELAAQTDSTILITGETGVGKGVAARAIHRLSGRKDDLLSVNCASIPENLIESELFGYEKGAFTGAESQRKGVFELVKDGTLLLDEIAEMPLQLQSKLLTVLEEGRIRRLGGDVDIPLNVRVIATTNRPIVEDIKNGRFREDLYYRLAVITINVPPLRECREDIPILCKSLLENMTNGIYGELPEEQFAALMIYRWPGNVRELRNILERSVILAAGGELDPASLIEGGSGKRGGPGTTEIRPLADVECDYIERAMKFYRDNKTHAATALGISLSTLRRRVANYECLGKKTA, encoded by the coding sequence AACCTGGAACCCCAGCATCGTCCTGTTGGACCAAAAACTCCCCGACATCCTGGGATCGGAGATTGACCGGCAGATCCGGGAGACGGATCCCGGGGTCAAGGTCATCTTCGCCACCGCCTACGGGTCGCTCTCCGAGGCGGTCGAAGCGGTCAAGAACGGAGCCTACCACTACTTTACAAAACCGATCGAGCTCGACGAGTTCTACTTCACCGTGGCCAAGGCCGCCCGCCTGGCCGAGCTCGAACGGCTCAACCGCATCACGGAGTTCCAACTCGAGAGGGCGCGACAGACCGACGAGTTCGTGGGCGATTCCGCGGCGATTCAGGAGACCAAGCGGCTCATCGAGCTGGCCGCCCAGACCGATTCCACCATTCTCATCACCGGGGAAACCGGGGTGGGCAAGGGGGTCGCGGCGAGGGCCATCCACCGCCTGAGCGGCCGGAAGGACGACCTCCTCAGCGTGAACTGCGCCTCGATCCCCGAGAACCTCATCGAATCTGAGCTCTTCGGTTACGAAAAGGGGGCCTTTACCGGCGCCGAATCACAGCGGAAGGGGGTTTTCGAGCTGGTCAAGGACGGCACCCTTCTGTTGGACGAGATAGCGGAGATGCCCCTCCAACTCCAGAGCAAGCTGCTGACCGTGCTGGAGGAGGGTCGGATTCGCCGCCTGGGTGGCGACGTGGATATACCCCTGAACGTCCGGGTCATCGCCACCACGAACCGGCCCATCGTCGAGGACATAAAGAACGGCCGTTTCCGCGAGGACCTCTACTACAGGCTGGCCGTCATTACCATCAACGTTCCCCCGCTCAGGGAGTGCCGGGAGGACATCCCCATTCTTTGTAAAAGCCTGTTGGAAAACATGACCAACGGCATCTATGGTGAATTGCCCGAAGAGCAGTTCGCCGCGCTGATGATTTACCGCTGGCCCGGCAACGTGCGCGAGCTGCGCAACATCCTGGAGCGCTCGGTGATTCTCGCCGCCGGCGGGGAGCTCGACCCCGCGTCGCTGATCGAGGGCGGTTCCGGCAAGCGCGGCGGACCGGGGACGACCGAAATACGACCCCTGGCCGATGTCGAGTGTGATTACATCGAACGGGCCATGAAATTTTACCGGGACAACAAAACCCACGCGGCGACGGCGCTGGGGATATCGCTTTCGACGCTCAGACGGCGCGTCGCGAACTACGAATGCCTGGGGAAAAAGACGGCCTGA
- the traF gene encoding conjugal transfer protein TraF, with translation MIYSKRIILAMIILMIPAAGMDIFGTRALGMGGAQVALVDDATAAFWNPAAFGNQVNFSTTDSIFGFSGEDNLSQYVNELNQYYYLRDIFPESYKDFKEYMDENSEEAHRYVDDIVDSLAALNEPGVGIVWDLHSGVATRVGPAVISWLYENHLEVGPWVDTHVSRLIPSEYLQSPDDVLALYNEGLLTDEEFDLLWPGYDPDDPNRDLFKGDNPGNSIGLEDNRSLITLSGIVTNTIGLSYGYSFELTRDDYIAVGGTIKFIHGERGGDSIGILSDTDLTDFDPGIFAVGSNWILNNIFTLRTITTGSGFSMDLGVQGSLGKQFRYGLLARNLIPTQLGWDDPRFEPTRINPELRLGAAYEPVESLWLALDLDLLPVENLSCRYNPQTGVEEDAVPYHELSIALGAEYELAGMFTVRAGMSTNYNALFEEASPAKFIISTGIEFNIGEVFHMSLALMSNLIRPREVDASLGGSLSLGFTL, from the coding sequence GTGATTTATTCGAAACGAATCATTCTGGCTATGATTATCCTCATGATTCCGGCCGCCGGGATGGACATCTTCGGCACCCGGGCCCTGGGGATGGGCGGCGCCCAGGTGGCGCTGGTTGACGACGCCACCGCCGCCTTCTGGAATCCGGCGGCCTTCGGAAACCAGGTCAACTTCTCGACCACCGACAGCATCTTCGGTTTCTCGGGCGAGGACAACCTCAGCCAGTACGTCAACGAGCTGAACCAGTATTACTATCTCAGAGACATTTTCCCGGAGAGCTACAAGGATTTCAAGGAATACATGGATGAGAACTCCGAGGAGGCGCACCGTTACGTAGACGACATCGTGGACTCCCTCGCCGCCCTCAACGAGCCCGGCGTGGGCATCGTCTGGGACCTGCACTCCGGCGTGGCGACGAGGGTCGGTCCGGCGGTCATCTCCTGGCTGTACGAAAACCATCTCGAGGTCGGCCCCTGGGTGGACACCCACGTGTCCCGGCTCATCCCCAGCGAATACCTGCAATCCCCCGACGACGTCCTCGCCCTCTACAACGAGGGGCTCCTGACCGACGAGGAGTTCGACCTGCTCTGGCCCGGCTACGATCCCGACGACCCGAACCGGGATTTATTCAAGGGCGACAATCCCGGGAACAGTATCGGTCTGGAGGATAACCGCTCCCTCATCACCCTCTCGGGCATCGTGACGAACACCATCGGTCTCAGCTACGGCTACTCCTTCGAGCTGACCCGGGACGACTACATCGCCGTGGGTGGAACGATCAAGTTCATCCACGGGGAGCGCGGGGGGGACTCCATCGGCATTCTCAGTGACACCGACCTCACCGACTTCGACCCCGGCATCTTCGCCGTCGGCTCGAACTGGATTCTCAACAACATCTTCACCCTGCGCACCATCACCACGGGGAGCGGCTTCAGCATGGACCTGGGCGTTCAGGGGAGCCTGGGCAAGCAGTTCCGCTATGGCCTCTTGGCGCGCAATCTCATCCCCACCCAGCTTGGCTGGGACGATCCCCGCTTCGAGCCCACCCGGATAAATCCGGAGCTTCGCCTCGGAGCGGCCTACGAGCCCGTCGAGAGCCTTTGGTTGGCGCTGGACCTGGACCTCCTCCCCGTGGAAAACCTGTCCTGCAGGTACAACCCGCAGACCGGGGTCGAGGAGGACGCGGTCCCCTACCACGAGCTGAGCATCGCCCTGGGCGCCGAGTACGAGCTCGCGGGGATGTTCACCGTGCGCGCCGGGATGAGCACCAACTACAACGCCCTCTTCGAGGAAGCGTCCCCGGCCAAGTTCATCATCTCCACCGGGATTGAGTTCAACATCGGCGAGGTGTTCCACATGAGCCTGGCGCTGATGAGCAACCTCATCCGGCCCCGAGAGGTGGACGCCAGCCTGGGCGGCTCCCTCTCCCTCGGCTTTACCCTGTGA
- a CDS encoding lipocalin family protein, translating into MKTRSKRRRRIVKSITALLAITFATALGCGISTTERLGLGPLKTVEYVELERYLGTWYEIARFPQSFQEGCVASTATYTLRDDGLIDVLNTCRNETLDGEERSALGLARVVDAETNAKLQVTFFLFFWGDYWIIDLADDYSWAVVGHPSRDYLWILSRTPTMDAEVYSGILQHLEAVGYETERLYVTPQVETDTG; encoded by the coding sequence ATGAAAACCCGTTCTAAAAGACGTAGACGGATCGTTAAATCAATCACGGCGCTTCTTGCCATCACCTTCGCGACGGCGCTCGGCTGCGGAATCTCGACCACGGAGCGTCTGGGGCTGGGACCGCTCAAAACGGTCGAGTACGTCGAGCTCGAACGCTACCTGGGCACCTGGTACGAGATAGCCCGATTCCCCCAGTCCTTCCAGGAGGGCTGCGTGGCCTCGACCGCCACGTACACCCTGCGCGACGACGGGCTCATAGACGTCCTTAACACCTGCCGCAATGAGACCCTCGACGGCGAGGAGCGCAGCGCCCTCGGCCTGGCCCGCGTCGTGGATGCGGAAACCAACGCCAAGCTGCAGGTGACCTTCTTCCTGTTCTTCTGGGGCGACTACTGGATAATAGACCTGGCCGACGATTACAGTTGGGCCGTGGTCGGCCATCCCAGCCGCGACTATCTGTGGATTCTTTCCCGCACCCCGACGATGGACGCGGAGGTTTATTCGGGCATCCTCCAGCACCTCGAAGCGGTGGGGTACGAGACCGAGCGCCTCTACGTGACCCCACAGGTCGAGACCGACACGGGTTGA